The following proteins are encoded in a genomic region of Nicotiana sylvestris chromosome 4, ASM39365v2, whole genome shotgun sequence:
- the LOC138889721 gene encoding uncharacterized protein yields the protein MAKTLKIVPQKGTPSTSRLAAEETVPRIATEEPVADPLMSIFIPGRCSIIADFKVKNVPLYPADVRRSRDMYARSPKRSSPGLSKDVIMKPPSVDEDCLAESFAPIQGDENKRKRATSSPSLEKKKTKRKLVCKPKESTSARAPPLDSLYQLRDKSKEEEVASESVACVQSQLEGQGASEPERGEMVITFFFCASILHHETFLRYREELNQYEVEIRGLTEKRGAYKLLSEQRKGEVKSLQAKLEVVWKEHVDLVEREKVVVLAKKIEKLQSQLSSVASDRETLAKELEAAKSVAVVVKTNTDEIVAQYRADAMEAQDRAEDIVEHAKRQSRREVLEEIHARGFELLAKIKSAKELEAEAKKLAYPEDDEESEGLRGSKGRVDPEGDEVAPDED from the exons ATGGCAAAAACTTTGAAAATAGTTCCCCAAAAAGGAACCCCTTCTACGTCGCGGCTGGCTGCCGAGGAGACTGTTCCGCGTATTGCCACCGAGGAACCAGTAGCGGACCCCCTTATGAGCATATTCATACCCGGTAGGTGCTCGATAATAGCTGATTTTAAGGTTAAAAACGTCCCTTTGTACCCGGCCGATGTGAGAAGGTCTCGAGATATGTATGCTCGATCACCAAAGAGATCCTCCCCAGG TTTGTCCAAGGACGTCATAATGAAGCCTCCATCCGTTGATGAGGATTGCCTCGCTGAGTCCTTTGCTCCGATACAAGGTGatgagaataaaagaaaaagggctACGAGTTCTCCAAGCTTAGAGAAGAAGAAGACAAAAAGAAAATTGGTGTGCAAGCCCAAAGAAAGCACCAGTGCTCGAGCCCCACCCCTGGATTCACTTTACCAACTGAGGGACAAAtccaaagaagaagaagtagCTTCTGAATCGGTGGCCTGTGTGCAGTCGCAGCTCGAGGGGCAAGGGGCCTCTGAACCAGAGAGAGGCGAG ATGGTCATAACTTTTTTCTTTTGTGCCTCTATACTTCATCACGAAACTTTTCTTCGATATCGAGAAGAGCTAAACCAGTATGAGGTCGAGATTCGAGGGCTCACTGAGAAGAGAGGTGCTTACAAACTTCTCAGCGAGCAACGTAAAGGGGAGGTTAAGAGTCTCCAAGCTAAGCTAGAAGTGGTTTGGAAGGAGCATGTCGACCTGGTCGAGCGG GAAAAGGTCGTGGTGCTGGCCAAAAAGATTGAGAAGCTCCAGTCTCAGCTAAGCTCGGTCGCCTCTGATCGAGAAACTTTGGCCAAGGAGCTTGAAGCGGCCAAGTCGGTGGCCGTGGTAGTAAAAACCAATACCGACGAGATCGTGGCCCAATATAGGGCCGATGCCATGGAAGCTCAAGATCGAGCGGAGGATATCGTTGAGCACGCGAAGCGGCAATCTCGAAGGGAGGtcctcgaggaaattcatgctcgGGGTTTCGAACTTTTGGCTAAAATTAAGAGTGCTAAGGAGCTTGAGGCTGAGGCCAAAAAGCTGGCTTATCCCGAGGATGATGAAGAATCCGAGGGTTTAAGAGGGTCTAAGGGTAGAGTAGACCCCGAAGGTGATGAGGTGGCCCCCGACGAAGATTAG